One Thunnus thynnus chromosome 18, fThuThy2.1, whole genome shotgun sequence genomic region harbors:
- the lft1 gene encoding lefty1 gives MDFLRACVLCTVFFGLAGAFTHQDMKDALLQKLGLDEVPKIHKRDLENLVIPAHIRNKYMSMLKMHHSRRRRSLPSLAGILRGIPGNADISGEYVYSDTTRNRMVFDMEARIPDNSEVTMAELKLYQRASYHKRFAVERKNHRPVNNARVSIYWVEVLPNGSNRTSLVDSRLIPIHETGWKSFDVTQAVHYWSKTQQKTPMHLEVWIEGERPGSYAAEMAKSVRFTTQEQTDNTLGKPELILYTLNLEEYGSRGDCDVNQNKDTCCREQYFINFRALTWTQYWIIEPAGYQAFRCTGGCKQPKRNYGYGERRCTVSESAPLPIMYLVKKGDYTEIEVAEFPNMIVERCACTMDNVSIV, from the exons ATGGATTTCCTCCGCGCTTGTGTCCTGTGCACCGTTTTCTTCGGTCTCGCCGGGGCTTTTACGCATCAGGATATGAAGGACGCGCTGCTGCAGAAACTGGGCTTGGATGAAGTTCCTAAGATCCATAAGAGGGATTTGGAGAACCTGGTTATTCCCGCTCATATCAGAAATAAGTACATGTCCATGCTGAAGATGCACCACAGCAGGAGACGCAGATCTTTGCCGAGCCTGGCGGGCATCCTGAGAGGAATCCCTGGCAATGCTG ATATCTCCGGAGAGTATGTGTACTCTGACACCACTCGGAATCGCATGGTGTTCGACATGGAGGCGAGGATCCCGGATAACAGCGAGGTGACCATGGCGGAGCTGAAGCTCTACCAGAGGGCTTCCTACCACAAACGCTTCGCGGTGGAGAGGAAGAACCACCGGCCCGTTAACAACGCCCGGGTCAGCATCTACTGGGTGGAGGTGTTGCCCAACGGATCCAACCGGACATCACTGGTAGATTCACG GTTGATCCCAATTCACGAGACCGGCTGGAAGAGCTTTGATGTGACACAGGCGGTGCACTATTGGTCCAAGACCCAGCAGAAGACACCTATGCACCTGGAGGTGTGGATCGAGGGCGAGAGACCTGGCAGCTACGCGGCAGAGATGGCCAAGAGTGTGCGCTTTACCACCCAGGAGCAGACGGACAACACCTTGGGAAAACCCGAGCTCATCCTCTACACACTCAACCTCGAAGAGTACGG CTCTCGTGGCGACTGTGATGtcaaccaaaacaaagacaccTGCTGCAGGGAGCAGTACTTCATCAACTTCCGTGCGCTCACCTGGACGCAGTACTGGATCATCGAGCCGGCGGGTTACCAGGCCTTCAGGTGCACCGGAGGCTGCAAGCAACCCAAGCGCAACTACGGATACGGAGAGAGGAGGTGCACGGTGTCTGAGAGCGCCCCGTTACCCATCATGTACCTGGTGAAGAAGGGAGACTACACGGAGATAGAAGTGGCTGAGTTTCCCAATATGATTGTAGAGAGGTGTGCGTGCACAATGGACAATGTTTCCATAGTATGA